One stretch of Mustelus asterias chromosome 21, sMusAst1.hap1.1, whole genome shotgun sequence DNA includes these proteins:
- the LOC144508880 gene encoding ferritin, heavy subunit-like, protein MPSQVRQNYHKDCEDAVNKQINLELYSSYVYLSMFCSFDRDDVALSHFAEFFKEQSHEEREHAEKLIEFQNKRGGRLILEDVKKPEQDEWSNGLEAMQRALQMEKNVNQSLLDLHKLSSGNTDPHLFDFLETHYLDEQVRMIKKLGDHITNLKRLGAPENGMGEYLFDRLTLN, encoded by the exons ATGCCGTCCCAAGTGCGTCAGAACTACCACAAGGACTGTGAGGATGCTGTTAACAAGCAGATCAACCTGGAGCTCTATTCCTCCTATGTTTACCTCTCCATG TTCTGTTCCTTTGACCGGGATGATGTTGCCCTGAGTCACTTTGCTGAGTTCTTCAAGGAGCAGTCACATGAGGAACGGGAACACGCTGAGAAACTGATAGAATTCCAGAATAAACGTGGCGGCAGACTCATCCTGGAGGATGTCAAG AAGCCAGAGCAGGATGAGTGGAGCAATGGTCTGGAGGCCATGCAGAGAGCTCTGCAGATGGAGAAGAATGTGAACCAGAGTCTGCTGGATCTGCACAAACTCTCCTCTGGGAACACCGACCCTCAT CTTTTTGACTTCCTGGAGACTCACtacttggatgaacaagtgaGGATGATCAAGAAGCTTGGGGATCACATCACCAACCTGAAGAGACTGGGAGCCCCTGAGAATGGCATGGGAGAGTACCTGTTTGACAGGCTCACCCTCAACTGA
- the LOC144508881 gene encoding ferritin, higher subunit-like, with protein MASQVRQNYHKDCEDAVNKQINLELYSSYVYLSMFCYFDRDDVALSHFAEFFKEQSHEEREHAEKLMEFQNKRGGRVILEDVKKPEQDEWSNGLEAMQSALQMEKNVTQSLLDLHKLSSGNTDPHLCDFLDTLYLDEQVKMIKKLGDHITNLKRLGAPENGMGEYLFDRLTLN; from the exons ATGGCTTCCCAAGTGCGTCAGAACTACCACAAAGACTGTGAGGATGCTGTTAACAAGCAGATCAACCTGGAGCTCTATTCCTCCTATGTTTACCTCTCCATG TTCTGTTACTTTGACCGGGATGATGTTGCCCTGAGTCACTTTGCTGAGTTCTTCAAGGAGCAGTCACATGAGGAACGGGAACACGCTGAGAAACTGATGGAATTCCAGAATAAACGTGGAGGCAGAGTCATCCTGGAGGATGTCAAG AAGCCAGAGCAGGATGAGTGGAGCAATGGTCTGGAGGCCATGCAGAGCGCTCTGCAGATGGAGAAGAATGTGACCCAGAGTCTGCTGGATCTGCACAAACTCTCCTCTGGGAACACTGACCCTCAT CTGTGTGACTTCCTGGACACTCTCtacttggatgaacaagtgaagatGATCAAGAAGCTTGGCGATCACATCACCAACCTGAAGAGACTGGGAGCCCCTGAGAATGGCATGGGAGAGTACCTGTTTGACAGGCTCACCCTCAACTGA
- the LOC144508882 gene encoding ferritin heavy chain, oocyte isoform-like — MASQVCQNYHKDCEDAVNKQINLELYSSYVYLSMSSYFDRDDVALSHFAEFFKEQSHEEREHAEKLMEFQNKRGGRLILEDVKKPEQDEWSNGLETMQRALQMEKNVNQSLLDLHKLSSGNTDPHLCDFLETHYLDEQVKMIKKLGDHITNLKRLGAPENGMGEYLFDRLTLN; from the exons ATGGCTTCCCAAGTGTGTCAGAACTACCACAAGGACTGTGAGGATGCTGTTAACAAGCAGATCAACCTGGAGCTCTATTCCTCCTATGTTTACCTCTCCATG TCCTCTTACTTTGACCGGGATGATGTTGCCCTGAGTCACTTTGCTGAGTTCTTCAAGGAGCAGTCACATGAGGAACGGGAACACGCTGAGAAACTGATGGAATTCCAGAATAAACGTGGAGGCAGACTCATCCTGGAGGATGTCAAG AAGCCAGAGCAGGATGAGTGGAGCAatggtctggagacaatgcagagAGCTCTGCAGATGGAGAAGAATGTGAACCAGAGTCTGCTGGATCTGCACAAACTCTCCTCTGGGAACACCGACCCTCAT CTGTGTGACTTCCTGGAGACTCACtacttggatgaacaagtgaagatGATCAAGAAGCTTGGAGATCACATCACCAACCTGAAGAGACTGGGAGCCCCTGAGAATGGCATGGGAGAGTACCTGTTTGACAGGCTCACCCTCAACTGA
- the LOC144508883 gene encoding ferritin heavy chain B-like, with protein sequence MVSQVCQNYHKDCEDAVNKQINLELYSSYVYLSMSSYFDWDDVALSHFAEFFKEQSHEEREHAEKLMEFQNKRGGRVILEDVKKPEQDEWSNGLEAMQRALQMEKNVNQSLLDLHKLSSGNTDPHLCDFLETHYLDEQVKMIKKLGDHITNLKRLGAPENGMGEYLFDRLTLN encoded by the exons ATGGTTTCCCAAGTGTGTCAGAACTACCACAAGGACTGTGAGGATGCTGTTAACAAGCAGATCAACCTGGAGCTCTATTCCTCCTATGTTTACCTCTCCATG TCCTCTTACTTTGACTGGGATGATGTTGCCCTGAGTCACTTTGCTGAGTTCTTCAAGGAGCAGTCACATGAGGAACGGGAACACGCTGAGAAACTGATGGAATTCCAGAATAAACGTGGAGGCAGAGTCATCCTGGAGGATGTCAAG AAGCCAGAGCAGGATGAGTGGAGCAATGGTCTGGAGGCCATGCAGAGAGCTCTGCAGATGGAGAAGAATGTGAACCAGAGTCTGCTGGATCTGCACAAACTCTCCTCTGGGAACACCGACCCTCAT CTGTGTGACTTCCTGGAGACTCACtacttggatgaacaagtgaagatGATCAAGAAGCTTGGAGATCACATCACCAACCTGAAGAGACTGGGAGCCCCTGAGAATGGCATGGGAGAGTACCTGTTTGACAGGCTCACCCTGAACTGA